AAAAGCTTGCTGGTTTTAGGCGCAGGGGCGGTGGGCATCGAGTTTGCTTCATTATTTAAACGCCTTGGTAGTTCTGAAGTTACGGTTATTGAAATGCTCAACCATATACTACCGCTTGAAGATGAAGAAGTTAGCTTTGAGCTTGAACACGCTTTAACCAAGCGCGGTATTAAAATACTTACCAAAGCCAAACTTGAAAAAGCGGAGGTTGTTGGTGATGAGGTGCATGCACAAGTCGCTTTAAAAGAAGGTGAGCCACAACTACTTAAAGCTGAAATGTTGTTGGTAGCAGTGGGGCGTACGCCACAAACACAAAACTTGGGTCTTGATAACGTCAATATAAAAACAGATAAAGCCGGTTACATAGAAGTTGATGAATTTATGCGCACTAGTGTACGCAATATTTATGCAATTGGTGATATTGTACGCACCATAGCTTTAGCGCATGTTGCAAGTGCAGAAGGTATTTTGGCAGCAGATCATGCTGCTCACAAACATTGTTATCCTTTGAAATATAATCAAATGCCATCAGCGGTATATGCACAACCTGAAGTTGCCAGTGTTGGTCTAAGTGAGCATGCTGCCCGTGAAGCGGGTTATGATGTTAAGGTAGCTAAGTTTCCATTTGCCGCTAGTGGTAAAGCTCGTATTTTAGGGCAAACCGAAGGTTTTATTAAAATTGTTGGCGAACAAAAATACGGCGAAGTATTAGGCGTTCATATTATCGGACCACACGCTACTGAACTTATTTCAGAAGCAGGGGTTGGCTTGCGTCTTGAAATCAC
This genomic window from Deltaproteobacteria bacterium contains:
- the lpdA gene encoding dihydrolipoyl dehydrogenase; translated protein: MANYDVIIIGAGPGGYVAAIRAAKNGLKTAVVEQEKRLGGTCLLRGCIPTKALLHAADVLTVVKSAKDIGIDVELKGIDFQKVQKSRSKAIQKSAAGVSYLMKQNNIEVLVGHGELVNEHEVVVHDTTSEKQNHQAQHIIIATGSRPQQLSFLKVDGHQIVTSDEILELTAIPKSLLVLGAGAVGIEFASLFKRLGSSEVTVIEMLNHILPLEDEEVSFELEHALTKRGIKILTKAKLEKAEVVGDEVHAQVALKEGEPQLLKAEMLLVAVGRTPQTQNLGLDNVNIKTDKAGYIEVDEFMRTSVRNIYAIGDIVRTIALAHVASAEGILAADHAAHKHCYPLKYNQMPSAVYAQPEVASVGLSEHAAREAGYDVKVAKFPFAASGKARILGQTEGFIKIVGEQKYGEVLGVHIIGPHATELISEAGVGLRLEITSEELAQVVHAHPTISEVVAEAAHILNGQALHI